In Palaemon carinicauda isolate YSFRI2023 chromosome 18, ASM3689809v2, whole genome shotgun sequence, a genomic segment contains:
- the LOC137657396 gene encoding tigger transposable element-derived protein 1-like, whose amino-acid sequence MGPKKASVSGISGEKRKKVMLSLELKQETIEKHERGVHASDLTKQYGRNMTMILTIIKQKVAIKVVKQSKGITIISKHCSPTLEEMERLLLMWIEDKEFAGDMITEMIICENASAIYCDLKAAVSGGDAGESSTDPTTEEFKVSSGWFKKFKQRTGIHSVVQHGEASSSDTKAVNEFVKQFEKILH is encoded by the coding sequence atgggtcctaagaaggctAGTGTAAGTGGTATtagtggtgaaaaaaggaagaaggTAATGCTTTCCTTAGAATTAAAACAGGAaactatagaaaaacatgagcgcggtgtgcaTGCAAGTGATCtgactaaacaatatggccggaacatGACCATGATCTTGACGATCATCAAGCAAAAGGTAGCCATTAAAGTGGTCAAACaatctaaggggatcaccatcatctcTAAACAttgcagccctaccctggaagagatggaacgccttttgctTATGTGGATAGAGGACAAGGAGTTTGCTGGCGATATGATAACTGAAATGATCATTTGTGAAAATGCCAGCGCTATCTATTGCGACTTGAAGGCGGCAGTCTCTGggggtgatgcgggggagagttcaaccgatcctacaacaGAGGAATTCAAGGTATCTAGcggttggttcaagaaatttaagcaacggactgggattcattcagttgtacaGCATGGGGAGGCTTCAAGTTCAGACACCAAGGCTGTCAACGAATTTGTTAAACAATTCGAAAAGATCTTGCATTAA